From one Peromyscus leucopus breed LL Stock unplaced genomic scaffold, UCI_PerLeu_2.1 scaffold_1021, whole genome shotgun sequence genomic stretch:
- the LOC114683934 gene encoding ribonuclease P protein subunit p29: MKAVIYHAFSHKEAKEHDVQELGSQRAEAFVRAFLKQSIPHWSQQDCESHLQRKAVVLEYFTRQKPKQQKKKSKGLTAKQRRDMRLFDINPEQQRYSLFLPLHELWKQYIRDLCNGLKPDTQPQMIQAKLLKADLHGAIISVTKSKCPSYVGVTGILLQETKHVFKIITKEDHLKVIPKLNCVFTIEMDGFISYIYGSKFQLRSSERSAKKFKVKGTIDL, translated from the exons ATGAAGG CTGTGATTTACCATGCCTTTTCTCATAAAGAAGCCAAGGAGCACGATGTACAG GAGCTGGGGAGCCAGCGGGCTGAGGCCTTTGTGAGGGCCTTCCTGAAGCAAAGCATACCTCACTGGAGCCAGCAAGACTGTGAGAGCCATCTGCAACGCAAGGCTGTGGTCTTGGAATACTTCACTCGTCAGAAGCCAAAGCAGCAGAAGAAGAAATCCAAAGGCCTCACTGCCAAACAGAGAAGAGACATGAGGCTCTTTGACATTAACCCAGAGCAACAGAG ATacagtctcttcctccctctgcatGAACTCTGGAAGCAGTACATCCGCGACCTGTGCAACGGGCTCAAGCCAGACAC GCAGCCGCAGATGATTCAGGCCAAGCTCCTAAAAGCAGATCTTCACGGTGCTATTATTTCAG TCACGAAATCCAAGTGCCCCTCCTATGTGGGTGTCACAGGAATCCTTCTGCAGGAGACAAAGCATGTCTTCAAGATCATCACCAAagaagaccacctgaaag ttatcCCCAAGCTAAATTGTGTGTTCACCATAGAAATGGATGGCTTCATTTCCTACATTTATGGAAGCAAATTCCAACTTCGGTCAAGTGAGAGGTCTGCCAAGAAGTTCAAAGTAAAGGGAACGATTGACCTGTGA